From Anopheles darlingi chromosome 2, idAnoDarlMG_H_01, whole genome shotgun sequence, the proteins below share one genomic window:
- the LOC125952798 gene encoding abasic site processing protein HMCES yields the protein MCGRTCLTLDPKELECCCKYRKAVDGKPKTPRFRNEYNCGKKYQPSYNVAPTDVTPVLVSALHFDDAADSADRLLVPMMWGMVPRWHKGDFRKHGLTTNNCRLEGLAFSKLYGPPLASGQRCVILSEGFYEWQTVKPLKASERPAFYVHMPQVDEKVKMSDKSTWKVDNGEFRLLRMAGLFDVWNDENGDKLYSYTVITFETSGKFAEVHHRSPAILETEDQVTDWLDYKRVPSARALNMLQPCHNLRWYRISNIVNNSRNKSDQCNKPVEDVKPTAGGSKSTPKSKLMQSWLIVKKRKLDEDEPKEDDADKQAIKSESESEPAEKKPKPEPDAS from the exons ATGTGTGGTCGCACGTGTTT AACACTTGACCCCAAGGagctggaatgctgctgcaagtATCGAAAAGCGGTCGACGGTAAACCGAAAACACCACGCTTCCGGAACGAGTACAACTGCGGCAAAAAATACCAACCATCGTACAACGTCGCACCGACCGATGTGACCCCGGTCCTGGTGTCCGCCTTGCATTTCGATGATGCGGCCGATTCAGCGGATCGTTTGCTGGTGCCCATGATGTGGGGTATGGTGCCCCGATGGCACAAAGGCGACTTTCGGAAGCACGGACTCACGACGAACAACTGCCGGCTGGAAGGGCTGGCATTTTCCAAACTGTACGGTCCGCCGCTTGCTTCCGGCCAACGTTGTGTGATACTGAGCGAGGGTTTCTACGAGTGGCAGACGGTAAAACCGCTGAAGGCCTCGGAACGGCCCGCTTTCTACGTGCACATGCCTCAGGTAGACGAGAAGGTCAAGATGAGCGACAAGAGTACCTGGAAGGTGGACAACGGAGAGTTTAGATTGCTTCGTATGGCCGGGCTGTTCGATGTGTGGAACGATGAAAACGGGGACAAACTTTACAGCTACACGGTGATCACGTTCGAAACGAGCGGCAAGTTCGCCGAGGTCCATCATCGGTCGCCCGCGATTCTCGAAACCGAGGATCAGGTAACCGATTGGCTCGACTACAAGCGAGTCCCTTCGGCCAGAGCGCTTAATATGCTGCAGCCTTGCCACAATCTTCGTTGGTACCGTATCTCCAATATTGTGAATAATTCACGCAACAAGTCGGATCAATGCAATAAGCCGGTCGAGGACGTGAAACCAACTGCGGGGGGATCTAAATCCACGCCGAAGAGTAAGCTGATGCAGTCCTGGTTGATTGTAAAGAAGCGCAAACTGGATGAGGACGAACCAAAGGAGGACGATGCAGACAAACAAGCCATTAAATCGGAATCTGAGTCGGAACCGGCGGagaaaaaacccaaaccggaACCCGATGCATCGTGA
- the LOC125952796 gene encoding uncharacterized protein LOC125952796, whose amino-acid sequence MYKRKWYNKQYCGDIENDPFEFTYRGSVFDPFADTAGPLPTANEQGAWNEDSLSLELIENIPLPAHRLSGKVRQQYLQYLEQVIQKNYRTWKATSCYRDSPFSDHELRRCAETIEIRAVQACMITSLYRDFLLEKIREIRKQTAAGVLHSNILDVKLNFASLKSDRCHVAMQTDDWDGVSDNDYLHILQTSIPAMSLEDKMQKFHEARENHEIEQACLTPLVNDSDVLQPSTPAVAPAAAFDEQKPANEELDDEILKELEAMFEPEDDATDIFEWNQEQQQVKAIISEIEQATLFNGERSFVAGPAEQAEPASMPSPRIDVKLKELVAKDPPPTTMPSSTVANSEDLRRSMWPCELHMQRMKLRNLLVRIADEDYRRYEALQSRFVTLFGEDGGEEHDLGPYSPSIELNEVLMASCRQRIARWVVQALMGPLRDGLIANRYLFKKLAKRLAENIVYLDQYPDKKFIRQYVGDYFCSHSCIRSIDDIT is encoded by the exons ATGTACAAAAGAAAATG GTACAACAAGCAGTATTGTGGCGATATCGAGAACGATCCGTTCGAATTTACCTACCGAGGAAGCGTGTTTGATCCGTTTGCCGACACGGCGGGTCCTCTACCCACGGCAAACGAACAAGGAGCATGGAACGAGGACTCGCTTTCGCTGGAATTGATTGAGAATATCCCGCTACCCGCCCATCGGTTGTCGGGCAAGGTAAGGCAGCAATATTTGCAGTACCTGGAGCAAGTGATACAAAAGAATTACCGCACGTGGAAAGCAACGAGTTGTTACCGCGACAGTCCTTTCAGTGATCATGAGTTGCGGCGGTGTGCTGAGACAATCGAAATAAGAGCT GTGCAGGCTTGCATGATCACCTCGCTCTACCGAGACTTTCTGCTAGAAAAG ATTCGAGAAATACGCAAGCAAACGGCGGCCGGTGTGCTGCATTCTAACATTCTGGACGTAAAGCTGAATTTTGCATCGCTGAAATCCGACCGGTGTCACGTTGCTATGCAAACCGATGACTGGGATGGCGTATCAGACAACGACTATCTGCATATCTTGCAAACCTCCATACCGGCCATGAGCTTGGAGgataaaatgcaaaagttCCATGAAGCAAGAGAAAACCATGAGATAGAACAGGCTTGCCTAACACCACTCGTTAACGATTCGGATGTGCTACAGCCATCGACACCGGCAgtagcaccggcagcggcatTCGACGAACAGAAGCCGGCCAACGAAGAGCTGGATGACGAAATTCTGAAAGAACTGGAAGCAATGTTCGAACCGGAGGACGACGCGACGGACATTTTCGAGTGGaatcaagagcagcagcaagtgaaaGCAATCATTAGTGAGATAGAGCAGGCCACGTTGTTCAACGGTGAACGGTCTTTCGTCGCGGGGCCAGCCGAACAAGCGGAACCAGCATCGATGCCCAGTCCACGAATCGATGTCAAGCTCAAGGAGCTGGTAGCGAAGgatccaccaccgacgaccatGCCGTCATCGACGGTGGCCAATAGTGAGGATTTAAGACGCAGCATGTGGCCCTGTGAGTTGCACATGCAGCGCATGAAGCTAAGGAATCTGCTGGTGCGAATAGCGGATGAAGATTACCGACGCTACGAGGCACTACAGTCCCGCTTCGTGACTCTGTTTGGTGAGGATGGTGGAGAGGAGCATGATCTTGGCCCGTACAGTCCGTCGATCGAGCTGAACGAAGTGCTGATGGCAAGTTGTAGACAGCGAATCGCCCGCTGGGTGGTACAGGCGTTGATGGGACCCCTGAGGGACGGTCTTATCGCGAATCGATACCTCTTTAAAAAGCTTGCCAAACGATTGGCAGAAAATATCGTCTATTTAGACCAATATCCCG ATAAAAAGTTCATTCGGCAATATGTTGGCGACTACTTCTGTTCTCATTCATGcatcagatcgatcgatgatattACTTGA
- the LOC125952797 gene encoding maternal effect protein oskar → MVQFDRSTCQEAEVEMVKQLRSVIITRSKEGATLEEIIDDYRELTGDVLMPIFGSRQNFANYLSRVDGVWCSTEGTDGVILWYCSTPRTKHVVEMIQEQKSNVRAVRNHQNCAPSDYTVDPPPAKDYNPPLRPDCPKFFKDNVRPPRKPFQNRYKQPNPTKERRWRPHNRSYRPKRPRADELDFSMYGPSLHKHQLMGDDFFLSIAKWELGYSFDRGHSIAMSGLCISGLTLAEAAKRVERAPYIASQVLVNVGTVDLLHGRQMIDLLHDFDMLMARFRDRNVEPLVTTLAPIANAGGCSPMQYRLRKFNEYIRIKCRNYIDLGRYFQNDDGSVRFECYQPGPRKVTGSIMPHVLWNKLGRNHLLLELGNDLANRICEAYFWRNVDEATLVY, encoded by the exons ATGGTGCAGTTTGATCGATCCACATGCCAAGAAGCCGAGGTGGAGATGGTGAAGCAGCTGCGCAGCGTTATCATCACCCGTTCGAAGGAAGGTGCGACCTTGGAAGAGATAATAG ATGATTATCGCGAGCTCACGGGCGATGTTCTGATGCCCATTTTCGGTTCGCGGCAAAACTTCGCAAACTATCTATCCAGGGTCGATGGAGTCTGGTGCTCGACGGAGGGCACGGATGGCGTGATTCTGTGGTACTGCAGCACTCCCAGGACGAAACACGTGGTGGAAATGATACAGGAACAAAAGTCAAACGTGCGTGCGGTCAGAAATCATCAGAACTGCGCACCGAGTGACTATACCgtcgatccaccaccagcgaagGATTATAATCCGCCGTTGCGTCCTGATTGTCCAAAGTTCTTCAAGGACAACGTCAGGCCCCCAAGGAAACCGTTTCAAAACCGGTACAAGCAACCAAATCCAACCAAggaacgacgatggcgaccacACAATCGATCATACCGACCGAAACGGCCAAGAGCGGATGAACTGGATTTC AGCATGTATGGACCTTCGCTTCATAAGCACCAGCTCATGGGAGATGACTTTTTCCTCTCCATAGCTAAATGGGAGCTGGGCTACTCGTTCGATCGAG GTCACAGCATAGCAATGAGCGGCCTATGCATTTCCGGGCTGACACTGGCCGAGGCTGCAAAGCGGGTTGAAAGGGCCCCGTACATCGCCTCCCAGGTGCTGGTGAATGTCGGTACCGTCGATCTGCTGCACGGTCGCCAGATGATTGATCTGCTACACGATTTCGACATGCTGATGGCTCGATTTCGGGATCGCAACGTGGAACCACTCGTAACAACGCTTGCACCGATCGCGAATGCTGGCGGCTGCTCGCCAATGCAATATCGGTTGCGCAAGTTCAACGAGTACATCCGCATCAAGTGCCGAAACTACATCGATCTGGGCCGGTACTTCCAGAACGACGACGGATCCGTGCGATTCGAGTGTTACCAACCAGGGCCGCGCAAGGTAACAGGAAGTATCATGCCACACGTGCTGTGGAACAAACTCGGTCGCAATCATTTGCTACTCGAGCTGGGCAACGATCTGGCAAATCGAATATGTGAGGCATATTTCTGGAGGAACGTTGATGAAGCAACACTAGTATATTGA
- the LOC125959748 gene encoding epoxide hydrolase 4-like — translation MGGQKQHDYDTLQVVPKSEIAKIYIRCLLANFVILLKWLYESVKCKLNPAAIMRKTIERTDFPNKPPIFMTDTNLGRHSYVKLENTKLHFVEAGNRSNPIVLLLHGFPDCWFGWRYQIPELTQYFHVIALDLKGFNDSDKPQWRFEYTPKRVCEDLRKFLIAISAKSVSIIGHDLGATIGWFFTHTNPEMVDKFVCVSTPHPNLLWDNLPSSSPFNRNWLEFIQLPMLPEMELKHTAERVLRRCYPHVTKEKLYQSGTNGSVKNNLMEAYKYSYSQTDDWRGPLNYYRNFLFYRVREGEMVQCPSLIIAGNDDRFYKLESVVKSSEYCENVVLKIIEQSGRAPHQEMATEFNSTVLKFLIGKKYSQKPAEAPSPPSRGLVGRVFGGIGSVANNTVKLGNNLRETYTFSNPLSSVPNFMIKG, via the exons ATGGGGGGCCAGAAGCAGCACGATTACGATACACTGCAAGTGGTACCAAAGTCGGAAATTGCGAAAATCTACATCCGATGTCTGCTGGCGAACTTTGTGATACTGCTCAAGTGGCTGTACGAGAGTGTCAAGTGCAAACTGAACCCGGCTGCTATCATGCGCAAAACCATCGAGCGAACCGACTTCCCGAACAAACCTCCGATCTTCATGACCGACACCAATCTCGGGCGCCATTCTTACGTGAAGCTGGAG AACACTAAACTCCACTTCGTAGAGGCGGGCAACAGAAGCAATCCAattgtgctgctcctgcacgGATTTCCCGACTGTTGGTTCGGGTGGCGATACcag ATACCGGAGCTCACGCAATACTTCCACGTTATCGCGCTGGATTTGAAGGGATTTAATGACTCGGACAAACCGCAATGGCGCTTCGAGTACACGCCGAAACGGGTATGCGAGGATCTTCGGAAGTTTCTGATCGCCATCAGCGCCAAAAGCGTGTCCATCATTGGACATGATCTCGGCGCGACCATAGG ATGGTTCTTCACGCACACCAATCCGGAGATGGTGGACAAATTCGTTTGCGTATCGACACCTCATCCGAATCTGCTGTGGGACAATTTGCCCAGCAGTTCTCCGTTCAACCGTAATTGGCTCGAGTTCATACAG TTACCGATGTTGCCGGAGATGGAACTCAAACACACCGCAGAGCGTGTGCTGCGTCGGTGCTATCCGCACGTCACGAAAGAGAAGCTGTATCAAtccggaacgaacggatcgGTTAAAAACAATCTGATGGAGGCATACAAGTACAGCTACAGCCAGACGGATGACTGGCGGGGGCCATTGAATTACTACCGGAACTTTCTGTTCTATCGGGTGCGCGAAGGCGAGATGGTTCAGTGTCCCAGCCTCATAATCGCCGGGAATGACGATCGATTCTACAAACTGGAGTCGGTTGTGAAGAGTTCGGAGTACTGTGAGAACGTTGTGCTCAAGATAATCGAACAGTCCGGCCGGGCACCACACCAAGAGATGGCAACCGAATTTAACAGCACGGTGCTCAAATTTCTCATTG GCAAGAAGTACTCCCAGAAACCAGCGGAagcaccatcgccgccatcgaggGGTCTGGTTGGGCGCGTGTTCGGCGGCATCGGCTCGGTGGCGAACAATACGGTCAAGCTCGGGAACAACCTGCGAGAAACGTACACTTTCTCTAACCCGTTGAGTAGTGTTCCCAACTTTATGATCAAAGGATAA
- the LOC125952800 gene encoding translation machinery-associated protein 16 homolog: MPKNTVLKELAKCKHPQSRKTLALARKIKKINNREKIKLGHAAKANVLGMKLAWFAEKVEGREEPVSPAEYEELIDSYLRRFDGELEQIKIVQAIGKHRANQHAAREAVIKTTLEMEKQHFGGGGLELPDLCDAEHFKKFQEWNGDAASVQHLRLKFISRKSLRSAAAKGEGDQQMVE; this comes from the exons atg CCCAAAAATACAGTGTTGAAGGAATTAGCGAAATGCAAACACCCCCAAAGCAGAAAAACACTAGCACTAGCTAGAAAGATCAAAAA GATAAATAATCGTGAAAAGATCAAGCTGGGACATGCGGCAAAGGCGAACGTTCTGGGCATGAAGTTGGCCTGGTTTGCGGAAAAGGTGGAAGGCCGCGAGGAACCGGTATCGCCGGCAGAATACGAGGAGCTGATCGATTCGTATCTCCGGAGGTTCGACGGGGAGCTCGAGCAAATCAAGATAGTGCAGGCGATCGGGAAGCACCGGGCAAATCAGCATGCAGCACGCGAGGCCGTCATAAAGACGACGctggaaatggagaaacagcattttggtggtggcggtctcGAGCTTCCCGATTTGTGTGATGCCGAGCATTTCAAAAAGTTTCAAGAGTGGAACGGTGATGCGGCCAGCGTGCAGCACTTGCGGCTTAAGTTCATATCACGAAAATCCCTCCGATCAGCTGCGGCCAAAGGGGAAGGAGACCAGCAAATGGTGGAGTAA